The Mycolicibacterium mageritense genome contains a region encoding:
- a CDS encoding HAMP domain-containing sensor histidine kinase, with protein MTAFTHLKQADGTVVEFAPSEALAKRPSRWSPANWPVRWKVLAIVLVPLILAATFGGLRIYGSATQASELRLAADRAELIPDIDKYLAAMEAVMVTATEGGDGTDAMAEFDARRSDLQQRLDSTDVVPDVKSAVDTLLGKGQELVKAVASNSIDLRQRIIGYGPLLLTGESAITGSVSSNDHDVQAQVEGLARAVGARGQMAIQQMMVNRGGDEPEPLLRTSMITMAGTEPSTVTALGKLLGEGSDEAASLRSEMVKRLAMMSNPEVPLVGNPELLQSLQTTDKIAKQIVADTTTAIPAAVEKAAADQTSDAIRDAILVAVAIISALVIVLLVARSLVRPLRTLRDSALKVAHEDLASEIERVRSGGEPGTVTPLPVYTTEEVGQVAHAVDELHQQAVFLAGEQAQLQTQVSDMFETLSRRSRSLVDQQLSLIDRLERNEDDPERLESLFRLDHLAARMRRNGANLLVLSGSKVTREHSEPVPIATIINAATSEVEDYTRVVAATIPETEIVGSASGDLIHLLAELLDNALRYSPPISQVRVTAVHAGNGGMVIEVSDVGLGMTESDLRVANIRLQSGGEVNPYTARHMGLFVVGRLAGQHGLVVRLRSTIPDEPNSGTTAGVYVPAELLVRDGQSLGTPKADVATGAAVESLNGSTPSFGATPLTAAGFFGAGEPEQHLNGHADVPFGLLPQRSPGASGISELPATLAPVTAEETVPEETVSGETGEPAAEWPQQWPMATEDTAAADDAGDDEDAEDAVGAERPNQVPTNTSSFFASRIQATNGVHVPAEAFEQPVEEASQTSVGDGDAIYQSMVTEWDIDPTTHARSEDLDWKTVWEKGWSVAAAAQDAPVEQHTEEGLPMRTPGARLVPGGVAAAAGVNGRHRNGGAHRTDDSVGFEVASTAEPDSGIFAVFPPRDPEAVRASMSSHFGGVHAGRSHARETRGTDSE; from the coding sequence ATGACCGCCTTTACCCACCTCAAACAGGCCGACGGCACGGTGGTCGAATTCGCCCCGTCCGAAGCGCTGGCCAAACGGCCGTCACGGTGGTCGCCGGCGAACTGGCCCGTTCGCTGGAAAGTGCTCGCGATCGTTCTGGTGCCGCTGATCCTCGCCGCGACGTTCGGCGGTCTGCGGATCTACGGCAGTGCCACCCAGGCGTCCGAACTCCGGCTGGCGGCCGACCGGGCCGAGTTGATCCCGGACATCGACAAATACCTGGCCGCGATGGAAGCCGTCATGGTGACGGCGACCGAGGGCGGTGACGGCACGGACGCCATGGCCGAGTTCGACGCCCGGCGATCTGACCTGCAGCAACGGCTCGACTCGACCGATGTCGTCCCTGACGTCAAATCCGCCGTGGACACCTTGCTCGGCAAGGGGCAGGAACTCGTCAAGGCCGTGGCGTCCAACTCGATCGATCTGCGTCAGCGCATCATCGGTTACGGGCCGCTCCTGCTGACCGGAGAATCCGCGATCACCGGCTCGGTGAGCAGCAACGACCACGACGTACAGGCTCAGGTCGAGGGCCTGGCGCGCGCGGTGGGCGCGCGCGGTCAGATGGCCATCCAGCAGATGATGGTCAACCGGGGCGGCGACGAGCCCGAGCCACTGTTGCGAACCTCGATGATCACGATGGCAGGCACCGAGCCGTCGACGGTCACGGCCCTCGGCAAGCTCCTCGGCGAAGGTTCCGACGAGGCCGCGTCGCTGCGCTCGGAGATGGTCAAGCGCCTCGCGATGATGTCCAACCCCGAGGTTCCGCTCGTCGGTAACCCGGAGTTGCTGCAGTCGCTGCAGACGACCGACAAGATCGCCAAGCAGATCGTTGCCGACACGACCACAGCAATCCCCGCGGCGGTCGAGAAGGCGGCCGCGGATCAGACCAGCGACGCCATCCGCGACGCGATCCTGGTTGCCGTCGCGATCATCAGTGCGCTCGTGATCGTGTTGCTGGTGGCGCGTTCGTTGGTGCGCCCGCTGCGCACCCTGCGCGACAGCGCGCTCAAGGTCGCGCACGAGGATCTGGCCAGCGAGATCGAACGGGTCCGTTCCGGCGGTGAACCCGGGACCGTCACGCCGCTGCCCGTGTACACGACCGAAGAGGTCGGTCAGGTCGCGCACGCGGTCGACGAACTGCATCAGCAGGCCGTGTTCCTCGCAGGCGAGCAGGCGCAGTTGCAGACGCAGGTGTCCGACATGTTCGAGACCCTGTCGCGGCGCAGCCGGTCCCTTGTGGACCAGCAGCTGTCGTTGATCGACCGGTTGGAGCGCAACGAGGACGACCCGGAACGCCTCGAGAGCTTGTTCCGGCTCGACCACCTCGCGGCCCGCATGCGGCGGAACGGCGCCAACCTGCTGGTGCTTTCGGGTTCCAAGGTGACCCGCGAGCACAGCGAACCGGTCCCGATCGCGACGATCATCAACGCCGCGACCTCCGAGGTCGAGGACTACACGCGCGTCGTCGCGGCCACCATTCCCGAGACCGAGATCGTCGGCTCGGCCTCCGGCGACCTGATCCACCTGCTTGCCGAACTGCTCGACAACGCCCTGCGCTACTCACCGCCGATCTCGCAGGTGCGCGTGACCGCTGTGCACGCGGGCAACGGCGGAATGGTCATCGAGGTCAGCGATGTCGGGCTGGGCATGACCGAGTCCGACCTGCGGGTCGCCAACATCCGGCTGCAGTCCGGCGGTGAGGTCAACCCCTACACCGCGCGCCACATGGGCCTGTTCGTGGTCGGCCGGCTGGCCGGCCAGCACGGCCTGGTGGTGCGGTTGCGTAGCACCATCCCGGACGAACCGAACTCGGGCACCACCGCAGGCGTTTACGTTCCGGCCGAGCTGCTGGTGCGCGACGGCCAGTCGCTCGGCACCCCGAAAGCAGACGTGGCCACCGGCGCCGCGGTCGAGAGTCTGAACGGCTCGACGCCGTCGTTCGGCGCCACCCCGCTGACCGCGGCCGGCTTCTTCGGCGCCGGCGAGCCCGAACAGCACCTGAACGGTCACGCCGATGTCCCGTTCGGCCTTTTGCCGCAGCGCAGTCCGGGAGCCAGCGGAATCTCCGAGCTTCCCGCGACTCTGGCGCCGGTCACCGCCGAGGAAACCGTTCCTGAGGAGACCGTTTCAGGGGAGACAGGGGAGCCTGCCGCCGAGTGGCCCCAGCAGTGGCCCATGGCCACTGAGGACACCGCTGCCGCAGACGATGCAGGCGATGACGAGGACGCCGAGGATGCCGTGGGCGCCGAGCGTCCCAATCAGGTGCCCACCAACACGTCGTCGTTCTTCGCGTCGCGGATCCAGGCCACCAACGGTGTGCATGTGCCCGCCGAGGCGTTCGAGCAGCCCGTCGAGGAGGCGTCGCAGACGTCCGTGGGCGACGGGGATGCGATCTATCAGTCGATGGTCACCGAGTGGGACATCGATCCGACGACGCACGCCCGCAGCGAGGATCTCGACTGGAAGACCGTATGGGAAAAGGGCTGGTCGGTGGCTGCGGCGGCGCAGGATGCGCCCGTCGAGCAGCACACCGAGGAAGGCCTGCCCATGCGTACGCCGGGCGCCAGGCTCGTGCCCGGCGGCGTCGCTGCCGCCGCGGGTGTCAACGGCCGTCACCGCAACGGTGGCGCACACCGGACCGACGACAGTGTCGGTTTCGAAGTAGCATCAACAGCCGAACCTGACAGCGGCATCTTTGCGGTGTTCCCGCCGCGCGATCCCGAAGCAGTCCGGGCGAGCATGAGCAGCCATTTTGGCGGCGTGCACGCCGGCCGATCGCACGCCCGAGAGACCAGAGGAACCGATAGCGAATGA
- the dmpG gene encoding 4-hydroxy-2-oxovalerate aldolase produces the protein MNAPVRLTDTTLRDGSHAVKHQFSVAQVRAVAAGLDAAGVEVIEVTHGDGLDGSSFNYGFSGTDELELIRAAAETVTRARIAVLLLPGLGTVRHLRAACDAGASIARIATHCTEADVSIQHFGAARELGMETVGFLMLSHRASPEQLARQARIMADAGCQCVYVVDSAGALMPDDLADRVAALVAELGADAQVGVHAHQNLSLGVANSIAGYRAGARQIDGTLCALGAGAGNAPIEILVTAFERMNVPTGVDADAILAVAEEIARPIIPRLPVCDRNSIVQGRYGVYNSFLLHAERAAEQYGVPAHAILSRVGQLGYVGGQEDMIIDVALSLAAARPEEVLT, from the coding sequence ATGAACGCACCGGTTCGGTTGACCGACACCACCCTTCGTGACGGCAGTCATGCGGTGAAGCATCAGTTCTCGGTGGCGCAGGTCCGGGCGGTGGCCGCAGGCCTGGACGCTGCCGGTGTCGAGGTCATCGAGGTCACCCACGGAGACGGGCTCGACGGCTCGTCGTTCAACTACGGCTTCAGCGGCACCGATGAGCTCGAGTTGATCCGCGCCGCGGCCGAGACGGTGACCAGGGCCCGGATCGCCGTGCTGCTGCTGCCGGGGCTGGGCACGGTGCGCCATCTCCGCGCAGCGTGTGACGCGGGCGCGTCGATCGCCCGCATCGCCACCCACTGCACCGAGGCGGATGTGTCCATTCAGCACTTCGGCGCCGCGCGCGAACTCGGGATGGAGACAGTCGGTTTCCTCATGCTCTCGCACCGCGCATCGCCCGAACAGCTCGCGCGGCAGGCGCGAATCATGGCAGATGCCGGGTGCCAGTGTGTGTACGTCGTGGACTCCGCGGGTGCGCTGATGCCCGACGACCTCGCGGACCGGGTCGCGGCGTTGGTCGCCGAACTCGGCGCCGATGCACAGGTGGGCGTGCACGCACACCAGAATCTGTCTCTGGGAGTGGCCAACTCGATCGCCGGATACCGTGCCGGAGCGCGGCAGATCGACGGAACGCTGTGTGCGCTCGGTGCCGGTGCAGGCAATGCGCCCATCGAGATTCTGGTCACCGCGTTCGAGAGGATGAACGTGCCGACCGGGGTCGACGCGGACGCCATCCTCGCGGTCGCGGAGGAGATTGCGCGACCGATCATTCCGAGACTGCCTGTGTGCGACCGGAATTCGATCGTGCAGGGCCGGTACGGCGTGTACAACTCGTTTCTGCTCCATGCCGAGCGTGCGGCTGAACAGTACGGCGTTCCCGCCCACGCGATTCTCAGCAGGGTAGGCCAGCTCGGCTATGTGGGCGGACAGGAAGACATGATCATCGACGTGGCGTTGTCGCTTGCCGCGGCTCGTCCGGAGGAGGTGCTGACGTGA
- a CDS encoding amidase, producing the protein MDDLAFRSARALATAVATKEVSSVELLDHYLTRGDNIGAQLNAIVARNEREAKAAAREADRMVSQGEPLGPLHGVPVTVKDSLEVAGMRTTGGSSRWGHHVSTIDADAVTRLRKAGAIVFGKSNLPADARDWQTYNEVYGTTNNPWDPTRGPGGSSGGSAAALAAGLTGLELGGDTAGSIRVPAHFCGVYGLRPSYGVVPRHGSVSGHAPGSLAEFDMAVIGPLARHAEDLSLGLDVIAGPDRDNAPAWRLDLPPSRARTLREFRVVAWLDDPFCPVDRELVAAMEIVVTAMRSEGATVTERKGPVGLEETMALYRPLLMAQSGLIEPNASYDALVEHAAAQAEIPGFASELTVRYRDWHALDERRQRSRRRWAEFFDDVDVLLCPVSPTAAFPHDQRPDAGWSVRTLQVDGEQRPYREMLTWVAPASLNHLPAAVAPIGSTSQGLPIGIQVIAPYLHDRTAIRFVQCLSEVLGGFRRPPGF; encoded by the coding sequence ATGGATGATTTGGCATTCCGTTCCGCACGCGCGCTCGCGACTGCTGTCGCAACCAAAGAGGTGTCCAGCGTCGAACTTCTCGACCACTATCTGACCCGCGGAGACAACATCGGGGCGCAGCTCAACGCGATCGTCGCGCGGAACGAACGGGAGGCGAAAGCGGCTGCGCGAGAAGCCGATCGCATGGTGTCCCAGGGCGAACCCCTCGGCCCATTACACGGCGTCCCTGTCACCGTCAAGGACAGCCTCGAGGTCGCAGGCATGCGGACCACCGGGGGTTCATCGCGCTGGGGCCACCACGTTTCGACCATCGATGCCGATGCTGTCACCAGGCTCCGGAAGGCGGGTGCGATCGTATTCGGTAAGTCCAATCTGCCTGCCGACGCCCGCGACTGGCAAACCTACAACGAGGTGTATGGAACCACGAACAATCCGTGGGATCCGACGCGGGGGCCCGGCGGTTCGTCAGGGGGTTCCGCAGCCGCGTTGGCCGCGGGCCTGACCGGACTCGAGCTCGGCGGTGACACCGCAGGCTCGATCCGCGTGCCCGCTCATTTCTGCGGTGTCTACGGACTGCGCCCGTCCTACGGTGTCGTGCCCAGACACGGAAGCGTTTCCGGGCACGCGCCCGGCTCGCTGGCCGAATTCGACATGGCGGTAATCGGCCCGCTCGCCAGGCACGCCGAGGACTTGAGCTTGGGTCTCGATGTGATTGCCGGGCCGGACCGAGACAACGCACCGGCTTGGCGGTTGGACCTGCCGCCGTCGAGGGCACGCACGCTACGGGAGTTCCGCGTGGTGGCCTGGCTCGACGACCCGTTCTGTCCGGTTGACCGGGAACTCGTCGCGGCGATGGAGATCGTGGTGACAGCAATGCGGTCGGAGGGTGCCACGGTGACCGAGCGCAAAGGGCCAGTGGGACTTGAGGAGACGATGGCGCTCTACCGGCCCTTGTTGATGGCACAGAGCGGGCTGATCGAGCCGAATGCGTCATACGATGCGCTCGTCGAACACGCCGCCGCGCAAGCAGAGATCCCCGGGTTCGCTTCGGAGCTGACAGTCCGTTACCGCGACTGGCACGCGCTCGACGAACGTCGCCAACGGTCCCGCCGGCGTTGGGCGGAGTTCTTCGACGATGTCGACGTGCTCCTCTGCCCGGTCAGCCCGACCGCCGCCTTCCCGCACGATCAGCGCCCAGACGCCGGGTGGTCGGTCCGGACGCTTCAGGTCGACGGTGAGCAACGACCGTACCGGGAGATGCTGACGTGGGTGGCACCGGCGTCGCTCAACCATCTGCCGGCCGCGGTCGCGCCGATCGGATCCACGAGTCAGGGGCTTCCGATCGGAATCCAGGTGATCGCGCCCTACTTGCACGACCGCACGGCCATCCGATTCGTGCAGTGTCTGTCCGAGGTGCTCGGCGGTTTTCGGCGTCCACCCGGATTCTGA
- a CDS encoding 2-keto-4-pentenoate hydratase, which produces MTSATQWSVSKAAGVLLDAETSRADRGPITADWPGLDLSTAYDVQAELIARKVAAGQHIVGMKLGLTSRAKQLRMGVDSPLTAWLTDAMSLPLGVPLDTSELIHPRVEPEIVFVLGRELSGPGITAAQAMESVDAVYAGLEVIDSRYTDFKFTLPDVVADNASSARFVIGGLKRRPAELDLALEACVLQVDGAVVDTATGAAVQGHPAEALALAANALGRRGVVLRAGWTVLTGGLTDAVFIRPGQQVSAQFTHLGTVALGAE; this is translated from the coding sequence GTGACCAGCGCAACGCAGTGGAGTGTCTCGAAGGCCGCGGGTGTGTTGCTCGATGCGGAGACCAGCCGGGCCGACCGTGGCCCGATCACCGCCGACTGGCCGGGTCTCGACCTGAGCACCGCCTACGACGTGCAGGCCGAACTGATCGCCCGCAAGGTGGCGGCCGGGCAACACATCGTCGGGATGAAACTGGGTCTCACCTCACGGGCGAAACAGCTACGGATGGGGGTGGATTCGCCGCTGACGGCCTGGCTGACCGACGCGATGAGCCTGCCGCTCGGAGTGCCGCTCGACACCTCCGAGCTTATCCACCCCCGGGTCGAACCCGAGATCGTGTTCGTCCTCGGCAGGGAGCTGAGCGGACCGGGGATCACCGCCGCCCAGGCGATGGAATCGGTCGATGCGGTGTATGCGGGGCTTGAGGTGATCGACAGCAGGTACACCGATTTCAAGTTCACCCTGCCCGACGTCGTCGCCGACAACGCCTCCTCGGCACGGTTCGTCATCGGTGGCCTCAAACGACGGCCGGCCGAACTCGATCTGGCCCTGGAAGCGTGTGTGTTGCAGGTCGACGGGGCGGTGGTCGACACCGCCACGGGTGCGGCCGTCCAGGGGCACCCGGCCGAAGCCCTCGCGTTGGCCGCGAACGCGCTGGGCCGTCGTGGCGTCGTGTTACGGGCCGGCTGGACGGTGCTGACCGGTGGGCTGACCGATGCGGTGTTCATCCGTCCCGGCCAGCAGGTGAGCGCTCAGTTCACCCACCTCGGCACCGTCGCGCTCGGCGCGGAGTAG
- a CDS encoding nitroreductase family protein: protein MNLNLSADEVLTTTRSVRKRLDFDKPVPREVLLECLDIALQAPTGSNAQGWQFVFVEDPEKKKALADIYRANATPYLDLPKPERGDIRDEQIDSVMNSAKYLNENFEKAPVLLVPCLEGRPDGAPAGMSASYWGSLLPAVWSFMLALRSRGLGSAWTTLHLLGEGEKQAADVLGIPFDQYAQAGLFPIAYTKGTDFKKAKRLPAEQFAHWDTW from the coding sequence CTGAATCTGAACCTCTCCGCCGACGAAGTCCTGACCACCACGCGCTCGGTGCGCAAACGGCTGGACTTCGACAAGCCCGTCCCGCGTGAGGTGCTGCTGGAGTGCCTCGACATCGCACTGCAGGCACCGACCGGTTCGAACGCCCAGGGCTGGCAGTTCGTCTTCGTCGAGGATCCGGAGAAGAAGAAGGCGCTCGCCGACATCTACCGGGCGAACGCCACTCCATACCTCGATCTGCCCAAGCCCGAGCGCGGCGACATCCGCGACGAGCAGATCGACTCGGTGATGAACTCGGCCAAATATCTCAACGAGAATTTCGAGAAGGCCCCGGTGCTGCTGGTTCCGTGCCTTGAGGGGCGGCCCGACGGCGCCCCGGCCGGAATGTCCGCGTCGTACTGGGGGTCGCTGCTGCCCGCGGTGTGGAGCTTCATGCTCGCGCTGCGGTCGCGCGGGCTCGGGTCGGCATGGACGACACTGCATCTGCTCGGTGAGGGGGAGAAGCAGGCCGCCGACGTTCTCGGCATCCCGTTCGATCAGTACGCGCAGGCCGGGCTGTTCCCGATCGCCTACACCAAGGGCACCGATTTCAAGAAGGCCAAGCGTCTGCCGGCCGAGCAGTTCGCGCACTGGGACACCTGGTGA
- a CDS encoding FAD-binding oxidoreductase, whose translation MAGTTFSRRNFLIGGGLAVAAVSAGRPHARAESLAGLRSAVRGRVLLSGDPGFDAARTPWNLAVDQSVRAVVDLVDADDAAALIHFARNAGVPIAVQPNGHGASDALDGAILVRTAALNDTQVDTAAGTARVGPGVSWAKVQEVAGPAGLTGVAGSSPTVSITGYTLGGGLSWFSRKFGWAAESVVAFEVITAAGERLTVTDASEPDLFWALRGGGGDYALVTSIEFALKPAPSVYGGTMVWPAERASAVLSAFRDITATAPDELSLWCSLTQFPGAPALVRIDTTYLGRADAGIALLQPLDRVGGSLSDTRRVLPVTDIGTIAEEPTKPAASRQQGTLVTGLTDRFVDALLTQSMAPLMNVQIRHLGGALQRPSDTPAGSVAVPYLVNFIGAQANSQMGAELTARTGIYLDALAQADTAKVPFNFLAPEQSASDAFDTATLARLQSVKRCRDPEGVFRSNHPVW comes from the coding sequence GTGGCCGGAACAACGTTCAGTCGCAGGAACTTCCTGATCGGCGGAGGACTCGCCGTCGCGGCGGTTTCGGCCGGACGTCCCCATGCGCGGGCCGAAAGCCTGGCCGGGCTACGGTCGGCGGTGCGCGGCCGTGTTCTGCTGAGCGGCGACCCCGGCTTCGACGCCGCCCGAACCCCGTGGAATCTCGCGGTCGATCAATCCGTGCGGGCGGTCGTCGACCTTGTCGACGCTGACGATGCGGCGGCGTTGATCCACTTTGCGCGCAACGCAGGTGTGCCGATTGCCGTGCAGCCCAACGGCCATGGCGCCTCGGATGCGTTGGACGGCGCTATCCTCGTCCGGACCGCCGCACTGAACGACACGCAAGTGGACACCGCAGCTGGTACCGCTCGGGTGGGGCCGGGTGTCTCGTGGGCCAAGGTCCAGGAAGTGGCAGGCCCGGCAGGCCTGACCGGGGTGGCCGGCAGTTCCCCCACGGTGAGCATCACGGGTTACACCCTCGGTGGCGGCTTGAGCTGGTTCAGCCGGAAATTCGGCTGGGCCGCGGAAAGTGTCGTCGCCTTCGAAGTCATCACCGCGGCGGGCGAGCGCCTGACGGTGACCGACGCCAGTGAACCGGACCTCTTCTGGGCCCTGCGCGGCGGAGGCGGCGACTATGCACTCGTAACCTCAATCGAGTTCGCACTCAAACCGGCGCCGTCGGTGTACGGCGGCACGATGGTCTGGCCTGCCGAGCGAGCTTCCGCGGTGCTCTCAGCGTTTCGCGACATCACCGCGACAGCACCCGACGAACTGAGCCTGTGGTGCAGTCTCACCCAGTTTCCCGGCGCGCCTGCACTTGTCCGCATCGACACGACCTATCTGGGCCGGGCCGATGCGGGCATCGCCCTGCTGCAACCGCTCGACCGCGTCGGTGGGTCGCTTTCCGACACCCGCCGGGTACTGCCAGTGACCGACATCGGAACCATCGCCGAGGAGCCCACCAAACCCGCCGCATCGCGGCAACAGGGAACCCTCGTCACCGGCTTGACGGACCGGTTCGTCGACGCGCTGCTGACCCAGTCGATGGCACCGCTGATGAACGTGCAGATCCGCCATCTCGGTGGGGCGCTGCAACGCCCGTCCGATACTCCTGCGGGCTCCGTCGCGGTGCCGTACCTGGTGAATTTCATCGGTGCTCAGGCCAATTCGCAGATGGGCGCGGAATTGACCGCCCGCACGGGTATCTACCTCGACGCACTGGCGCAGGCGGACACCGCCAAGGTGCCGTTCAACTTCCTCGCACCCGAACAGAGCGCGTCCGACGCCTTCGACACTGCCACCCTTGCCCGATTGCAATCGGTCAAACGCTGCCGCGATCCCGAGGGCGTCTTCCGCAGCAACCATCCCGTCTGGTAG
- a CDS encoding 2-keto-4-pentenoate hydratase → MPEHSSPIARALLDAYDTRIPVDPPSENEPELTVARAYELQLQQVDHWVSQGRVIRGHKVGLTSAAMQRQLGVDQPDYGHLFGDMFHLESMPIDTAAFISPKVEPEIAFVLDRDLSGPGVTVVDALRAVGYVLPALEIIDSRIRDWRITLPDTIADNASSGGVVLGSRPVALSGIDLRLTGCVLSSGGQAVTTGAGAAVLGSPINALVWLANTLGPLGVTLAAGSVILPGSLTTAVPVAGGSTVTASFSGIGSVTACFAADGEG, encoded by the coding sequence ATGCCTGAACACAGTTCACCGATCGCAAGGGCGTTACTGGACGCCTACGACACCCGGATACCGGTCGATCCGCCGAGCGAGAACGAGCCCGAACTCACCGTCGCGCGGGCATACGAGCTGCAGCTGCAGCAGGTCGACCACTGGGTCAGCCAGGGCAGGGTGATCAGAGGCCACAAGGTGGGCCTGACGTCGGCGGCGATGCAGCGTCAACTCGGCGTCGATCAGCCGGACTACGGCCACCTGTTCGGCGACATGTTTCATCTGGAGTCGATGCCGATCGATACCGCCGCCTTCATCAGCCCGAAAGTCGAACCGGAGATCGCGTTCGTCTTGGATCGGGATCTGTCCGGCCCCGGTGTCACAGTCGTGGATGCGCTGCGCGCAGTCGGGTACGTTTTGCCCGCATTGGAGATCATCGATTCCCGGATCCGCGACTGGCGAATCACGTTGCCGGACACCATTGCCGACAACGCCTCGTCGGGCGGTGTGGTACTGGGATCGAGGCCGGTTGCCCTGAGCGGCATCGACCTACGGCTGACCGGCTGCGTGCTGTCCTCCGGCGGCCAGGCCGTCACCACCGGAGCAGGCGCCGCGGTGCTGGGTTCCCCGATCAACGCACTCGTCTGGCTGGCGAACACCCTGGGGCCACTCGGTGTGACCCTGGCGGCGGGTTCGGTGATCCTGCCCGGTTCGCTGACCACCGCGGTGCCGGTCGCCGGAGGATCGACGGTCACCGCCTCGTTCAGCGGAATCGGCTCGGTAACCGCATGTTTCGCTGCTGACGGAGAAGGATGA
- a CDS encoding roadblock/LC7 domain-containing protein — protein MTRPSQRDSLDWLVSKFARDVSGVSHAVLVSADGLLMAASEHMPIERADQLAAVASGLASLATGAAQLFDGGHVLQSVVEMENGYLLLMRVGDGSNLATLASRSCDIGQIGYEMAILVERVGAVVQSSRRTPARS, from the coding sequence ATGACCCGTCCATCCCAGCGCGACTCCCTGGACTGGTTGGTGTCCAAGTTCGCCCGCGACGTGTCCGGTGTGTCGCACGCGGTGCTGGTGTCAGCCGACGGGCTGCTGATGGCCGCCAGCGAGCACATGCCGATCGAACGCGCCGATCAGCTCGCGGCGGTGGCGTCCGGGCTCGCGAGCCTTGCCACGGGCGCGGCCCAGTTGTTCGACGGCGGGCATGTGCTGCAGTCGGTGGTCGAGATGGAGAACGGCTATCTGCTGCTGATGCGCGTGGGCGACGGATCCAATCTCGCGACGCTGGCCAGCCGCTCGTGCGACATCGGCCAGATCGGCTACGAGATGGCGATCCTGGTCGAACGCGTGGGCGCCGTGGTGCAATCGTCGCG
- a CDS encoding acetaldehyde dehydrogenase (acetylating), which produces MTMTTAAIVGPGNIGADLLLKLKRAENIDVRYMVGVDPASDGLALARELGVEASAGGVDWLLGRDELPDLVFEATSAAAHIANAPRYAEAGITAIDLTPAAVGPLLCPVVNLDLNLDAENVNMITCGGQATIPMVRAVSRVVDVPYAEIVASISSRSAGPGTRANIDEFTETTAGALQSVGGARRGKAIIILNPVEPPLIMRDTVFCAIPPDSDRDAITESVHQMVAAVQRYVPGYRLVADPQFEDPQGAWRQNMRVSIFLEVRGNGDYLPPWAGNLDIMTAAAMRVGELISAARQGDSKVGAR; this is translated from the coding sequence ATGACAATGACCACTGCCGCGATCGTCGGCCCCGGAAACATCGGCGCCGACCTGCTGCTCAAACTCAAGCGGGCCGAGAACATCGACGTTCGGTACATGGTGGGGGTGGATCCGGCGTCCGACGGGCTCGCGCTGGCGCGAGAGCTCGGGGTCGAGGCCTCGGCCGGCGGAGTCGACTGGCTGCTCGGCCGGGACGAGCTTCCCGATCTGGTGTTCGAGGCAACCTCGGCGGCCGCGCACATCGCCAACGCGCCTCGATATGCGGAAGCCGGGATCACGGCCATCGATCTGACCCCGGCGGCGGTGGGCCCGCTGCTGTGCCCGGTGGTCAATCTTGACCTCAACCTCGATGCCGAGAACGTCAACATGATCACCTGCGGGGGCCAGGCGACCATTCCGATGGTGCGCGCCGTTTCCAGGGTTGTCGACGTCCCGTACGCGGAGATCGTCGCCTCGATATCGTCACGCTCGGCCGGACCGGGCACCCGGGCCAACATCGACGAGTTCACCGAGACCACGGCGGGCGCGCTGCAGAGCGTCGGGGGCGCCCGCCGCGGCAAGGCGATCATCATCCTCAATCCGGTGGAGCCGCCGTTGATCATGCGGGACACGGTGTTCTGTGCGATACCGCCGGACTCGGATCGCGACGCCATCACCGAATCGGTGCACCAGATGGTGGCGGCGGTGCAGCGGTACGTCCCCGGCTATCGGCTGGTTGCCGACCCTCAGTTCGAGGATCCGCAGGGCGCCTGGCGCCAGAACATGCGGGTGTCGATCTTCCTCGAAGTCCGGGGCAACGGTGATTATCTGCCGCCATGGGCGGGCAATCTCGACATCATGACCGCGGCTGCCATGCGGGTCGGTGAACTCATTTCCGCTGCCCGTCAGGGTGATTCGAAGGTAGGAGCTCGATGA
- a CDS encoding tRNA (cytidine(34)-2'-O)-methyltransferase, translating to MFRLLFFSPRIAPNTGNAIRMVAATGCELHLVEPLGFDLSEPKLRRAGLDYHDLASVTVHTDLASAWAALMPAHVYAFTAHASTPFADIAYQPGDVLMFGPEPTGLDTETLADPHITAQVRIPMLAGRRSLNLSNAAAVAAYEAWRQHGFTGAV from the coding sequence ATGTTTCGGCTGCTGTTCTTCTCGCCCCGGATTGCTCCCAACACCGGCAATGCCATCCGAATGGTCGCCGCCACCGGCTGCGAGCTGCACCTGGTGGAGCCGCTCGGTTTCGACCTGTCCGAGCCCAAGCTGCGTCGTGCCGGCCTCGACTACCACGACCTGGCGTCGGTCACGGTGCACACCGATTTGGCCAGCGCCTGGGCCGCGCTGATGCCGGCGCACGTGTACGCGTTCACCGCGCACGCGTCGACACCGTTCGCCGACATCGCCTATCAACCCGGCGATGTGTTGATGTTCGGCCCGGAGCCCACCGGGCTGGACACCGAGACGCTCGCCGACCCGCACATCACCGCACAGGTGCGGATTCCGATGCTGGCGGGGCGGCGGTCGCTGAATCTGTCCAACGCCGCCGCCGTCGCCGCGTATGAGGCGTGGCGCCAACACGGGTTCACCGGCGCCGTCTGA